Proteins from a single region of Neodiprion virginianus isolate iyNeoVirg1 chromosome 4, iyNeoVirg1.1, whole genome shotgun sequence:
- the LOC124304093 gene encoding kinase D-interacting substrate of 220 kDa B isoform X5, translated as MSHRPAKITHPSARGYRQVVTLQAEIRRRQFAALAMRTTRPQGVANRKNETLHRSDSMVSLCYRSIVNFITDDNLLGLQNFLENKRVQVDDRDENGSTALIYAASKGKIHFVRELINHGADVNVEDGDDWTALLCAAKEGYTDVCLELLEHGAQLEHRDMGGWSALMWATYKGRSETVSLLLSRGADVNAHGNYHISSLLWAAGRGYADILKDLIAHGAKVNVGDKYGTSALVWSCRKGNIEIVDALLKAGANVDTAGMYSWTALLVATLGNHVDVVMLLLEYKPNVNALDKDGCTALAIACREGHHEIANALVIAGAYINIQDRAGDTNLIHAVKGGHRGVVETLIKKYADVDIAGKDKKTAIYIAVEKGNVAMVKLLLTANPDLEIPTKDGDTPLLRAVRSRNAEIVQLLLDKKAKVSAADKKGDTVLHIAMRARSKAIVEILLRNPKNSQLLYRPNRQGETPYNIDINHPKTILGQIFGARRLNTNEDNENMLGYDLYSSALADILSEPSLSTPITVGLYAKWGSGKSFLLNKLREEMKNFARQWMDPVFQFSSLLFLVVVHVSLLIGVILGLSLQSWIIGLVIGVTFIVVLYVFLLLVWYANQRYDWYWPYNFNIALTRKLNNLKLLLQVMFCHPPGAQVGDSPSAQPTKFYFTDQTRVGTTSAGENAVVQMVGSLYDSIENDYGSLVTRLYRAFRPKMAKSTSSWKWRHVCCLPYIVIFEICFGSLLVGVSILTVYLIEFKNSDRVIEQVTAHAILLTVGLLLSVGIIANLYTWSRMLHALVFSQRRHLQRSISKLETLKSEGFIQTLRSEVNLMTEMVKCLDRFTSQQSRLVVVVDGLDSCEQDKVLLVLDAIQALFSDNHCPFIVILAIDPHVIAKAVEVNSRRLFTESNIGGHDYLRNMVHLPFYLQNSGLRKLKVAQQTAQYHKKSAWTEAEDSINYATTSAIHHSVSNRRLSTESGVMNSTEKLKPPSRKNSRKLRLSESVASSIGSNLNRLGGAHDLNKMLLTDDYFSDVNPRSMRRLMNVVYVTGRLLKAFQIDFNWYHLASWINITEQWPFRTSWMILHYDLYEETLDDSTSLKALYDKVRPQIPVLKDVQPLLEMDRDERKLDVFLTFHRSSLLISDMKIFLPFTINLDPYIKKKIKEEQQVIDEESMTSGMYKPAAPWNNHVNHQEHWPPSKSVLTNRQHRSSRGNNEQRPLQPGWVAQSAMDWQPPPWVHLPPMEPAPRPISAITSLPPDILEMKLSSLSVNGVCDLLGKVEELSPAQAARYKNVIRENNISGRVLLHCDLQELKKVLKMGFGDWELFRIVIASLREAELSSFTTHEEGPRSVRFTVGSEQITRKEPTPQNVSSRPVVVEKDKSTSRTDGSSRRDPSKQSVMEKQYQVTLEEQMICGALQTLNEEACEDVLDVPSPATAPTDSLPERIMEIRMILGLFLMITAASGWNVTFESQTVTVHMHEALSVAFTANVTEADVANGTVVVSTTRESVATVDNLPVLDSSTVNDLVWSSNLVVSGNFLGNADILLSIVSPDQENKTSDALSVIVIREERIIDTLFTVFVAVMVSIMYINFGAAMDWPLCKRTLKRPIGPTIGFVCQFIWMPLLSYGIGLVLFPDDPELRLGMFFAGVSPAGGASNIWTVILGGNLNLSVTMTTISTLAAFGMMPLWIFTLGSTIFNSANLGVPYSRIAMFAVGLVIPLGIGFLIQKKLPRVSRILVRVLKPLCSLLIIAIIVFAIITNLYLFQLFSWRIIVAGIGLPWLGYLFGYLLALVLRQPGPDITAISVETGVQNTGISIFLLRFSLPQPAADLTTIAPVSVAIMTPIPLTILWIVKLIMDRRKKSIAASAEKLQGSTVPIPTVSASTKTDNTENP; from the exons ATGTCTCATCGACCGGCAAAAATTACGCATCCTTCCGCCAGGGGTTACAGACAAGTCGTTACTCTTCAGGCGGAAATTCGACGACGACAGTTTGCCGCTCTTGCTATGCGAACAACGCGGCCTCAAGGTGTTGCTAACAGGAAGAACGAG acgCTTCACCGTTCGGACTCGATGGTTTCGCTCTGTTACcgatccatcgtcaatttcaTTACTGACGACAATCTCTTGGGCTTGCAAAACTTTCTTGAGAACAAGCGGGTCCAGGTTGACGATCGCGACGAA aatggAAGTACGGCACTTATTTATGCCGCATCTAAAGGAAAAATACACTTTGTTCGGGAATTGATCAACCATGGAGCGGACGTGAATGTCGAAGACGGG GACGATTGGACAGCGTTATTGTGCGCAGCCAAAGAAGGATACACAGATGTATGCCTCGAGCTGCTTGAACATGGTGCCCAATTGGAGCATCGTGATATG GGAGGATGGTCAGCACTCATGTGGGCTACGTACAAAGGCAGATCCGAAACGGTATCACTGCTGTTATCTCGAGGAGCAGACGTCAATGCTCACGGCAATTATCACATATCCTCTTTGTTGTGGGCTGCGGGTCGAGGATACGCAGACATTCTCAAAGACTTGATAGCCCACGGTGCTAAAGTCAACGTCGGTGACAAG TATGGGACATCGGCCTTGGTTTGGTCATGTCGTAAGGGGAACATAGAGATTGTTGACGCGTTATTGAAGGCCGGAGCAAACGTTGACACTGCTGGCATG TATTCGTGGACAGCTTTGCTAGTCGCTACTTTGGGAAATCACGTCGATGTTGTCATGCTACTTTTGGAGTATAAACCGAACGTTAATGCGTTGGACAAAGACGGGTGCACAGCTCTGGCTATTGCATGCAGAGAGGGACATCATGAAATAGCCAATGCTCTTGTAATCGCCGGGGCGTATATCAACATACAAGACAGAGCCGGTGACACCAATTTAATTCACGCTGTTAAGGGAGGTCACAGGGGTGTGGTTGAAACTCTTATAAAGAAGTACGCCGACGTTGATATAGCTGGAAAG GATAAAAAAACGGCGATTTACATCGCGGTTGAAAAGGGAAATGTCGCGATGGTCAAGTTGTTGTTGACAGCCAATCCTGATCTGGAGATTCCAACGAAGGATGGCGACACTCCGCTACTTCGTGCTGTGAGGTCGCGTAACGCCGAAATTGTTCAACTTCTACTCGACAAGAAAGCAAAGGTTTCGGCGGCCGACAAAAAGGGTGATACCGTGCTTCACATCGCCATGCGGGCCAGGTCGAAAGCTatcgttgaaatattattacggAATCCTAAGAATAGCCAGCTACTCTACCGGCCAAATCGACAGGGAGAGACACCCTACAATATAGATATCAATCATCCGAAGACGATACTGGGACAAATATTTGGTGCTA GACGATTGAACACTAATGAGGACAATGAAAATATGCTTGGATATGATCTGTACAGTAGCGCGTTAGCCGACATTCTCAGTGAACCTTCACTCTCCACACCGATTACTGTCGGTCTCTATGCAAAATGGGGCTCTGGGAAATCATTTTTACTCAACAAGCTTAGAG aggagatgaaaaattttgcacgaCAATGGATGGATCCAGTATTCCAGTTTTCGTCATTATTGTTCCTTGTCGTTGTTCACGTATCTTTACTAATCGGAGTGATACTGGGCCTTTCCCTTCAATCCTGGATCATTGGACTTGTCATTGGCGTTACTTTTATCGTTGTACTCTACGTGTTCCTGCTTCTTGTTTGGTACGCCAATCAAAG atacGACTGGTACTGGCCGTACAATTTCAACATAGCTCTCACCAGAAAATTGAACAACTTGAAGCTACTGCTTCAAGTTATGTTTTGCCATCCACCCGGTGCTCAAGTTGGTGATTCTCCCAGTGCTCAGCCTACCAAATTTTACTTCACCGATCAAACTCGCGTTGGCACAACTTCGGCGGGTGAAAATGCGGTTGTACAAATGGTCGGATCCTTGTATGACTCGATCGAAAATGATTACGGGTCGCTAGTTACCAGACTTTATAGAGCATTCAGACCAAAAATGGCAAAATCGACATCGTCCTGGAAATGGAGACACGTTTGTTGCTTGCCCTATATTGTGATATTCGAAATTTGCTTCGGCTCGCTTCTGGTCGGAGTCTCGATACTTACCGTCTACCTTATCGAGTTCAAGAATTCTGA CCGTGTTATCGAACAAGTAACCGCTCATGCGATTCTGTTAACAGTTGGGCTGCTGCTTTCCGTTGGCATTATAGCCAACTTGTATACATGGAGCAGGATGCTGCACGCCTTGGTATTTTCTCAAAGAAGGCATTTACAACGGAGTATTTCAAAGCTGGAAACGTTGAAAAGCGAAGGATTTATACAGACTTTACGGTCGGAGGTCAATTTAATGACTGAAATG GTGAAATGTTTGGATAGATTTACTTCACAACAGAGTCGGCTAGTGGTTGTTGTCGATGGGTTGGACAGTTGCGAACAAGACAAAGTACTCCTAGTCCTCGATGCTATTCAAGCGTTATTCAGCGACAATCACTGCCCGTTTATCGTCATCTTAGCCATTGATCCTCACGTCATTGCCAAG GCGGTGGAAGTGAATAGCAGGAGACTATTTACAGAATCCAATATTGGCGGTCACGACTACCTTCGCAACATGGTTCACCTACCGTTTTACCTTCAAAATAGTGGCTTACGAAAGCTGAAAGTGGCCCAACAGACGGCCCAGTATCACAAAAAGAGTGCTTGGACAGAAGCAGAGGACAGTATTAACTATGCAACAACAAGCGCCATTCATCACTCGGTCTCAAACAGGAGACTCAGCACCGAATCGGGCGTTATGAATAGcacagaaaaattgaaacctcCGAGCAGAAAGAACAGCAGGAAACTCAGGCTGAGCGAATCTGTAGCTAGCAGTATTGGCAGCAACTTGAATAGACTGGGCGGCGCTcatgatttgaataaaatgttgctCACCGATGATTACTTTAGCGATGTAAATCCTCGTAGTATGAGACGACTTATGAACGTAGTATACGTTACAG GAAGACTGCTGAAAGCATTCCAAATAGATTTTAATTGGTATCATCTGGCCAGTTGGATCAACATCACAGAACAGTGGCCTTTTAGAACTTCTTGGATGATCCTACATTATGATCTCTATGAAGAAACGCTTGACGATTCCACATCCCTTAAAGCTCTGTACGATAA AGTGCGACCTCAGATACCGGTACTAAAAGACGTTCAACCCCTATTGGAGATGGATAGAGACGAGCGAAAACTCGATGTATTTCTTACTTTTCATCGATCTAGTCTTTTGATATcagatatgaaaatattcctTCCGTTTACGATAAATCTCGATCCATACATAaagaaaaagattaaagaagAGCAGCAGGTAATCGACGAGGAGAGTATGACTTCTGGTATGTACAAACCAGCCGCGCCGTGGAACAATCACGTCAATCATCAGGAACACTGGCCACCCAGTAAAAGCGTGTTAACTAATCGCCAACACAGATCATCCAGAGGAAACAATGAACAACGTCCGTTACAGCCAGGCTGGGTTGCACAATCGGCAATGGATTGGCAGCCTCCACCATGGGTACATTTGCCACCTATGGAACCTGCGCCTAGGCCAATATCTGCAATCACTAGTCTTCCG CCAGACATtttggaaatgaaattatCGAGTCTCTCGGTTAATGGAGTTTGCGATCTCCTTGGGAAAGTAGAAGAACTAAGTCCAGCCCAAGCAGCCCGTTACAAAAATGTCATCAGGGAAAATAATATAAGTGGTCGAGTGCTACTTCACTGTGATCTACAAGAGCTGAAAAAA GTACTTAAAATGGGGTTCGGAGATTGGGAACTTTTCCGTATCGTTATTGCGTCTCTTAGGGAAGCGGAACTTTCATCTTTTACAACTCATGAAGAAGGTCCTCGCAGCGTTCGATTTACCGTAGGATCAGAGCAAATTACACGCAAAG AACCAACGCCGCAAAATGTTTCATCGCGACCTGTTGTTGTGGAAAAAGATAAGTCTACATCACGAACCGATGGCTCTTCTAGACGAGATCCGAGCAAGCAATCTGTAATGGAAAAACAG TATCAG GTAACCCTTGAGGAACAAATGATCTGCGGAGCCCTGCAGACGTTGAATGAGGAGGCGTGCGAAGATGTGCTAGATGTACCTTCGCCAGCAACAGCTCCAACCGACTCACTTCCAG AGAGAATCATGGAGATACGAATGATTCTGGGACTTTTCCTGATGATCACTGCGGCGTCGGGATGGAACGTTACGTTTGAATCGCAGACGGTGACGGTTCACATGCACGAGGCACTTTCCGTGGCATTCACCGCCAACGTAACAGAGGCCGACGTTGCAAACGGGACCGTCGTCGTCTCGACGACGAGAGAATCCGTAGCAACCGTTGATAATTTGCCGGTGTTGGATTCGAGCACGGTGAACGATTTGGTTTGGAGTAGCAACCTTGTCGTGTCCGGTAACTTTCTCGGCAATGCCGACATCCTTCTGTCCATCGTATCTCCCGACcag GAGAACAAGACCTCGGACGCCCTGTCGGTGATCGTTATTCGAGAAGAGCGTATCATCGATACACTTTTCACAGTATTCGTTGCCGTCATGGTCTCAATAATGTACATCAACTTTGGCGCTGCCATGGACTGGCCACTCTGCAAACGTACCTTGAAGCGACCGATCGGTCCGACGATCGGGTTCGTTTGCCAGTTTATCTGGATGCCGCTG CTGAGTTACGGCATTGGATTAGTCCTGTTTCCAGACGATCCTGAACTGCGGTTGGGAATGTTTTTCGCCGGGGTGAGTCCTGCCGGAGGTGCATCTAATATTTGGACAGTAATTTTGGGCGGCAATCTCAATTTATCTGTAACAATGACCACCATCAGTACATTGGCAGCGTTTG GCATGATGCCGCTGTGGATCTTCACCCTTGGGAGTACGATTTTCAACAGTGCAAACCTCGGGGTTCCGTACTCGAGGATAGCAATGTTCGCAGTTGGTCTTGTCATTCCATTGGGTATCGGATTCCTGATTCAGAAAAAACTGCCAAGGGTCTCAAGGATACTAGTAAGAGTACTGAAGCCGTTGTGCAGTCTGCTGATCATTGCTATCATCGTATTCGCCATTATTACCAATCTGTATCTCTTTCAACTGTTTTCGTGGAGG ATCATTGTTGCCGGTATTGGATTACCCTGGCTGGGGTATTTGTTTGGGTATTTGCTCGCTCTTGTTCTGAGGCAACCGGGCCCTGATATAACGGCAATCTCCGTCGAAACCGGAGTTCAAAACACCGGAATCTCGATATTTCTACTCAGATTCTCGTTGCCGCAACCAGCTGCTGATTTGACCACCA TTGCTCCAGTATCAGTTGCGATAATGACGCCAATTCCATTGACTATTCTTTGGATCGTGAAACTGATTATGGATCGACGGAAAAAATCGATCGCTGCTTCAGCTGAGAAACTTCAAGGATCTACAGTGCCGATACCAACCGTATCTGCATCTACTAAAACGGACAACACCGAAAATCCTTGA
- the LOC124304093 gene encoding kinase D-interacting substrate of 220 kDa B isoform X6 has translation MQSWISETKTWLFESDANSTLHRSDSMVSLCYRSIVNFITDDNLLGLQNFLENKRVQVDDRDENGSTALIYAASKGKIHFVRELINHGADVNVEDGDDWTALLCAAKEGYTDVCLELLEHGAQLEHRDMGGWSALMWATYKGRSETVSLLLSRGADVNAHGNYHISSLLWAAGRGYADILKDLIAHGAKVNVGDKYGTSALVWSCRKGNIEIVDALLKAGANVDTAGMYSWTALLVATLGNHVDVVMLLLEYKPNVNALDKDGCTALAIACREGHHEIANALVIAGAYINIQDRAGDTNLIHAVKGGHRGVVETLIKKYADVDIAGKDKKTAIYIAVEKGNVAMVKLLLTANPDLEIPTKDGDTPLLRAVRSRNAEIVQLLLDKKAKVSAADKKGDTVLHIAMRARSKAIVEILLRNPKNSQLLYRPNRQGETPYNIDINHPKTILGQIFGARRLNTNEDNENMLGYDLYSSALADILSEPSLSTPITVGLYAKWGSGKSFLLNKLREEMKNFARQWMDPVFQFSSLLFLVVVHVSLLIGVILGLSLQSWIIGLVIGVTFIVVLYVFLLLVWYANQRYDWYWPYNFNIALTRKLNNLKLLLQVMFCHPPGAQVGDSPSAQPTKFYFTDQTRVGTTSAGENAVVQMVGSLYDSIENDYGSLVTRLYRAFRPKMAKSTSSWKWRHVCCLPYIVIFEICFGSLLVGVSILTVYLIEFKNSDRVIEQVTAHAILLTVGLLLSVGIIANLYTWSRMLHALVFSQRRHLQRSISKLETLKSEGFIQTLRSEVNLMTEMVKCLDRFTSQQSRLVVVVDGLDSCEQDKVLLVLDAIQALFSDNHCPFIVILAIDPHVIAKAVEVNSRRLFTESNIGGHDYLRNMVHLPFYLQNSGLRKLKVAQQTAQYHKKSAWTEAEDSINYATTSAIHHSVSNRRLSTESGVMNSTEKLKPPSRKNSRKLRLSESVASSIGSNLNRLGGAHDLNKMLLTDDYFSDVNPRSMRRLMNVVYVTGRLLKAFQIDFNWYHLASWINITEQWPFRTSWMILHYDLYEETLDDSTSLKALYDKVRPQIPVLKDVQPLLEMDRDERKLDVFLTFHRSSLLISDMKIFLPFTINLDPYIKKKIKEEQQVIDEESMTSGMYKPAAPWNNHVNHQEHWPPSKSVLTNRQHRSSRGNNEQRPLQPGWVAQSAMDWQPPPWVHLPPMEPAPRPISAITSLPPDILEMKLSSLSVNGVCDLLGKVEELSPAQAARYKNVIRENNISGRVLLHCDLQELKKVLKMGFGDWELFRIVIASLREAELSSFTTHEEGPRSVRFTVGSEQITRKEPTPQNVSSRPVVVEKDKSTSRTDGSSRRDPSKQSVMEKQYQVTLEEQMICGALQTLNEEACEDVLDVPSPATAPTDSLPERIMEIRMILGLFLMITAASGWNVTFESQTVTVHMHEALSVAFTANVTEADVANGTVVVSTTRESVATVDNLPVLDSSTVNDLVWSSNLVVSGNFLGNADILLSIVSPDQENKTSDALSVIVIREERIIDTLFTVFVAVMVSIMYINFGAAMDWPLCKRTLKRPIGPTIGFVCQFIWMPLLSYGIGLVLFPDDPELRLGMFFAGVSPAGGASNIWTVILGGNLNLSVTMTTISTLAAFGMMPLWIFTLGSTIFNSANLGVPYSRIAMFAVGLVIPLGIGFLIQKKLPRVSRILVRVLKPLCSLLIIAIIVFAIITNLYLFQLFSWRIIVAGIGLPWLGYLFGYLLALVLRQPGPDITAISVETGVQNTGISIFLLRFSLPQPAADLTTIAPVSVAIMTPIPLTILWIVKLIMDRRKKSIAASAEKLQGSTVPIPTVSASTKTDNTENP, from the exons acgCTTCACCGTTCGGACTCGATGGTTTCGCTCTGTTACcgatccatcgtcaatttcaTTACTGACGACAATCTCTTGGGCTTGCAAAACTTTCTTGAGAACAAGCGGGTCCAGGTTGACGATCGCGACGAA aatggAAGTACGGCACTTATTTATGCCGCATCTAAAGGAAAAATACACTTTGTTCGGGAATTGATCAACCATGGAGCGGACGTGAATGTCGAAGACGGG GACGATTGGACAGCGTTATTGTGCGCAGCCAAAGAAGGATACACAGATGTATGCCTCGAGCTGCTTGAACATGGTGCCCAATTGGAGCATCGTGATATG GGAGGATGGTCAGCACTCATGTGGGCTACGTACAAAGGCAGATCCGAAACGGTATCACTGCTGTTATCTCGAGGAGCAGACGTCAATGCTCACGGCAATTATCACATATCCTCTTTGTTGTGGGCTGCGGGTCGAGGATACGCAGACATTCTCAAAGACTTGATAGCCCACGGTGCTAAAGTCAACGTCGGTGACAAG TATGGGACATCGGCCTTGGTTTGGTCATGTCGTAAGGGGAACATAGAGATTGTTGACGCGTTATTGAAGGCCGGAGCAAACGTTGACACTGCTGGCATG TATTCGTGGACAGCTTTGCTAGTCGCTACTTTGGGAAATCACGTCGATGTTGTCATGCTACTTTTGGAGTATAAACCGAACGTTAATGCGTTGGACAAAGACGGGTGCACAGCTCTGGCTATTGCATGCAGAGAGGGACATCATGAAATAGCCAATGCTCTTGTAATCGCCGGGGCGTATATCAACATACAAGACAGAGCCGGTGACACCAATTTAATTCACGCTGTTAAGGGAGGTCACAGGGGTGTGGTTGAAACTCTTATAAAGAAGTACGCCGACGTTGATATAGCTGGAAAG GATAAAAAAACGGCGATTTACATCGCGGTTGAAAAGGGAAATGTCGCGATGGTCAAGTTGTTGTTGACAGCCAATCCTGATCTGGAGATTCCAACGAAGGATGGCGACACTCCGCTACTTCGTGCTGTGAGGTCGCGTAACGCCGAAATTGTTCAACTTCTACTCGACAAGAAAGCAAAGGTTTCGGCGGCCGACAAAAAGGGTGATACCGTGCTTCACATCGCCATGCGGGCCAGGTCGAAAGCTatcgttgaaatattattacggAATCCTAAGAATAGCCAGCTACTCTACCGGCCAAATCGACAGGGAGAGACACCCTACAATATAGATATCAATCATCCGAAGACGATACTGGGACAAATATTTGGTGCTA GACGATTGAACACTAATGAGGACAATGAAAATATGCTTGGATATGATCTGTACAGTAGCGCGTTAGCCGACATTCTCAGTGAACCTTCACTCTCCACACCGATTACTGTCGGTCTCTATGCAAAATGGGGCTCTGGGAAATCATTTTTACTCAACAAGCTTAGAG aggagatgaaaaattttgcacgaCAATGGATGGATCCAGTATTCCAGTTTTCGTCATTATTGTTCCTTGTCGTTGTTCACGTATCTTTACTAATCGGAGTGATACTGGGCCTTTCCCTTCAATCCTGGATCATTGGACTTGTCATTGGCGTTACTTTTATCGTTGTACTCTACGTGTTCCTGCTTCTTGTTTGGTACGCCAATCAAAG atacGACTGGTACTGGCCGTACAATTTCAACATAGCTCTCACCAGAAAATTGAACAACTTGAAGCTACTGCTTCAAGTTATGTTTTGCCATCCACCCGGTGCTCAAGTTGGTGATTCTCCCAGTGCTCAGCCTACCAAATTTTACTTCACCGATCAAACTCGCGTTGGCACAACTTCGGCGGGTGAAAATGCGGTTGTACAAATGGTCGGATCCTTGTATGACTCGATCGAAAATGATTACGGGTCGCTAGTTACCAGACTTTATAGAGCATTCAGACCAAAAATGGCAAAATCGACATCGTCCTGGAAATGGAGACACGTTTGTTGCTTGCCCTATATTGTGATATTCGAAATTTGCTTCGGCTCGCTTCTGGTCGGAGTCTCGATACTTACCGTCTACCTTATCGAGTTCAAGAATTCTGA CCGTGTTATCGAACAAGTAACCGCTCATGCGATTCTGTTAACAGTTGGGCTGCTGCTTTCCGTTGGCATTATAGCCAACTTGTATACATGGAGCAGGATGCTGCACGCCTTGGTATTTTCTCAAAGAAGGCATTTACAACGGAGTATTTCAAAGCTGGAAACGTTGAAAAGCGAAGGATTTATACAGACTTTACGGTCGGAGGTCAATTTAATGACTGAAATG GTGAAATGTTTGGATAGATTTACTTCACAACAGAGTCGGCTAGTGGTTGTTGTCGATGGGTTGGACAGTTGCGAACAAGACAAAGTACTCCTAGTCCTCGATGCTATTCAAGCGTTATTCAGCGACAATCACTGCCCGTTTATCGTCATCTTAGCCATTGATCCTCACGTCATTGCCAAG GCGGTGGAAGTGAATAGCAGGAGACTATTTACAGAATCCAATATTGGCGGTCACGACTACCTTCGCAACATGGTTCACCTACCGTTTTACCTTCAAAATAGTGGCTTACGAAAGCTGAAAGTGGCCCAACAGACGGCCCAGTATCACAAAAAGAGTGCTTGGACAGAAGCAGAGGACAGTATTAACTATGCAACAACAAGCGCCATTCATCACTCGGTCTCAAACAGGAGACTCAGCACCGAATCGGGCGTTATGAATAGcacagaaaaattgaaacctcCGAGCAGAAAGAACAGCAGGAAACTCAGGCTGAGCGAATCTGTAGCTAGCAGTATTGGCAGCAACTTGAATAGACTGGGCGGCGCTcatgatttgaataaaatgttgctCACCGATGATTACTTTAGCGATGTAAATCCTCGTAGTATGAGACGACTTATGAACGTAGTATACGTTACAG GAAGACTGCTGAAAGCATTCCAAATAGATTTTAATTGGTATCATCTGGCCAGTTGGATCAACATCACAGAACAGTGGCCTTTTAGAACTTCTTGGATGATCCTACATTATGATCTCTATGAAGAAACGCTTGACGATTCCACATCCCTTAAAGCTCTGTACGATAA AGTGCGACCTCAGATACCGGTACTAAAAGACGTTCAACCCCTATTGGAGATGGATAGAGACGAGCGAAAACTCGATGTATTTCTTACTTTTCATCGATCTAGTCTTTTGATATcagatatgaaaatattcctTCCGTTTACGATAAATCTCGATCCATACATAaagaaaaagattaaagaagAGCAGCAGGTAATCGACGAGGAGAGTATGACTTCTGGTATGTACAAACCAGCCGCGCCGTGGAACAATCACGTCAATCATCAGGAACACTGGCCACCCAGTAAAAGCGTGTTAACTAATCGCCAACACAGATCATCCAGAGGAAACAATGAACAACGTCCGTTACAGCCAGGCTGGGTTGCACAATCGGCAATGGATTGGCAGCCTCCACCATGGGTACATTTGCCACCTATGGAACCTGCGCCTAGGCCAATATCTGCAATCACTAGTCTTCCG CCAGACATtttggaaatgaaattatCGAGTCTCTCGGTTAATGGAGTTTGCGATCTCCTTGGGAAAGTAGAAGAACTAAGTCCAGCCCAAGCAGCCCGTTACAAAAATGTCATCAGGGAAAATAATATAAGTGGTCGAGTGCTACTTCACTGTGATCTACAAGAGCTGAAAAAA GTACTTAAAATGGGGTTCGGAGATTGGGAACTTTTCCGTATCGTTATTGCGTCTCTTAGGGAAGCGGAACTTTCATCTTTTACAACTCATGAAGAAGGTCCTCGCAGCGTTCGATTTACCGTAGGATCAGAGCAAATTACACGCAAAG AACCAACGCCGCAAAATGTTTCATCGCGACCTGTTGTTGTGGAAAAAGATAAGTCTACATCACGAACCGATGGCTCTTCTAGACGAGATCCGAGCAAGCAATCTGTAATGGAAAAACAG TATCAG GTAACCCTTGAGGAACAAATGATCTGCGGAGCCCTGCAGACGTTGAATGAGGAGGCGTGCGAAGATGTGCTAGATGTACCTTCGCCAGCAACAGCTCCAACCGACTCACTTCCAG AGAGAATCATGGAGATACGAATGATTCTGGGACTTTTCCTGATGATCACTGCGGCGTCGGGATGGAACGTTACGTTTGAATCGCAGACGGTGACGGTTCACATGCACGAGGCACTTTCCGTGGCATTCACCGCCAACGTAACAGAGGCCGACGTTGCAAACGGGACCGTCGTCGTCTCGACGACGAGAGAATCCGTAGCAACCGTTGATAATTTGCCGGTGTTGGATTCGAGCACGGTGAACGATTTGGTTTGGAGTAGCAACCTTGTCGTGTCCGGTAACTTTCTCGGCAATGCCGACATCCTTCTGTCCATCGTATCTCCCGACcag GAGAACAAGACCTCGGACGCCCTGTCGGTGATCGTTATTCGAGAAGAGCGTATCATCGATACACTTTTCACAGTATTCGTTGCCGTCATGGTCTCAATAATGTACATCAACTTTGGCGCTGCCATGGACTGGCCACTCTGCAAACGTACCTTGAAGCGACCGATCGGTCCGACGATCGGGTTCGTTTGCCAGTTTATCTGGATGCCGCTG CTGAGTTACGGCATTGGATTAGTCCTGTTTCCAGACGATCCTGAACTGCGGTTGGGAATGTTTTTCGCCGGGGTGAGTCCTGCCGGAGGTGCATCTAATATTTGGACAGTAATTTTGGGCGGCAATCTCAATTTATCTGTAACAATGACCACCATCAGTACATTGGCAGCGTTTG GCATGATGCCGCTGTGGATCTTCACCCTTGGGAGTACGATTTTCAACAGTGCAAACCTCGGGGTTCCGTACTCGAGGATAGCAATGTTCGCAGTTGGTCTTGTCATTCCATTGGGTATCGGATTCCTGATTCAGAAAAAACTGCCAAGGGTCTCAAGGATACTAGTAAGAGTACTGAAGCCGTTGTGCAGTCTGCTGATCATTGCTATCATCGTATTCGCCATTATTACCAATCTGTATCTCTTTCAACTGTTTTCGTGGAGG ATCATTGTTGCCGGTATTGGATTACCCTGGCTGGGGTATTTGTTTGGGTATTTGCTCGCTCTTGTTCTGAGGCAACCGGGCCCTGATATAACGGCAATCTCCGTCGAAACCGGAGTTCAAAACACCGGAATCTCGATATTTCTACTCAGATTCTCGTTGCCGCAACCAGCTGCTGATTTGACCACCA TTGCTCCAGTATCAGTTGCGATAATGACGCCAATTCCATTGACTATTCTTTGGATCGTGAAACTGATTATGGATCGACGGAAAAAATCGATCGCTGCTTCAGCTGAGAAACTTCAAGGATCTACAGTGCCGATACCAACCGTATCTGCATCTACTAAAACGGACAACACCGAAAATCCTTGA